The proteins below are encoded in one region of Elgaria multicarinata webbii isolate HBS135686 ecotype San Diego chromosome 8, rElgMul1.1.pri, whole genome shotgun sequence:
- the LOC134402695 gene encoding small ubiquitin-related modifier 3 isoform X2, which yields MRLLAEGVKTENDHINLKVAGQDGSVVQFKIKRHTPLNKLMKAYCERQGLSMRQIRFRFDGQPINETDTPAQLEMEDEDTIDVFQQQTGGMC from the exons GAAGGAGTAAAAACAGAGAATGACCATATCAATTTAAAAGTAGCTGGTCAAGACGGATCGGTGgtccaatttaaaataaaacggCACACACCACTAAATAAACTAATGAAGGCTTATTGTGAGAGACAG GGTTTGTCAATGAGACAGATTAGATTCAGATTTGATGGACAACCAATTAATGAAACAGATACACCTGCACAG TTGGAAATGGAAGATGAAGATACTATTGACGTGTTTCAACAGCAGACGGGTGGCATGTGCTAA
- the LOC134402695 gene encoding small ubiquitin-related modifier 3 isoform X1 has translation MSEEKPKEGVKTENDHINLKVAGQDGSVVQFKIKRHTPLNKLMKAYCERQGLSMRQIRFRFDGQPINETDTPAQLEMEDEDTIDVFQQQTGGMC, from the exons GAAGGAGTAAAAACAGAGAATGACCATATCAATTTAAAAGTAGCTGGTCAAGACGGATCGGTGgtccaatttaaaataaaacggCACACACCACTAAATAAACTAATGAAGGCTTATTGTGAGAGACAG GGTTTGTCAATGAGACAGATTAGATTCAGATTTGATGGACAACCAATTAATGAAACAGATACACCTGCACAG TTGGAAATGGAAGATGAAGATACTATTGACGTGTTTCAACAGCAGACGGGTGGCATGTGCTAA